In a single window of the Tellurirhabdus bombi genome:
- a CDS encoding aminopeptidase P family protein: MRYNQLSNELFVRNRNRLAALLKPKSLVVLNANDIMPTNADGSMGFRQNTDLFYLSGVDQEETRLVLFPDHPDEKYRELLFLRESSELIEIWEGHKLTKEEAEQLTGIPQSQIYWTHQFETVFVNLVFEAEQVYLSTNEHTRNSSEVETRESRYIREFKEKYPLHRLERLAPLMHNLRAIKQPEEVELLKEAVRITEDGFRRLLKFVKPGVWEYEIEAELAHEYIRQRSRGFAYQPIIATGANACVLHYLENSMECKAGEVILLDVAAEYANYNADLTRTIPVSGRFTQRQKDVYSAVLRVMKEATAMLVPGNIWDEYHKEVGKIMESELIGLGLLKKHEVEAQNPNAPLYKKYFMHGTSHFLGLDVHDVGNKYRRFEAGMVFTCEPGIYIREEGLGIRLENNIVITENGNIDLMASTPVEIEEIEDLMNE; this comes from the coding sequence CCATGGGTTTTCGGCAGAATACCGATCTGTTTTATCTTTCCGGCGTCGATCAGGAAGAAACCCGGCTGGTGTTGTTTCCCGACCATCCCGACGAAAAATACCGCGAATTGCTGTTTCTCCGCGAAAGCAGTGAGCTGATCGAAATCTGGGAGGGGCACAAGCTCACCAAGGAAGAAGCCGAGCAGTTGACGGGCATTCCGCAAAGCCAGATTTACTGGACGCACCAATTCGAAACCGTGTTTGTGAACCTCGTTTTTGAGGCCGAGCAGGTTTACCTCAGCACCAACGAACACACCCGGAACTCGTCGGAGGTGGAAACGCGCGAAAGCCGCTACATCCGCGAATTCAAAGAAAAATACCCGCTGCACCGCCTCGAACGACTGGCACCGCTGATGCATAACCTGCGCGCCATCAAGCAGCCGGAAGAAGTAGAACTGCTGAAAGAGGCTGTACGAATTACGGAAGACGGTTTCCGGCGGCTCCTGAAGTTCGTAAAACCGGGCGTCTGGGAATACGAAATCGAAGCGGAACTAGCGCATGAATACATCCGGCAGCGCTCGCGCGGATTTGCCTACCAGCCGATTATCGCCACGGGGGCCAATGCCTGCGTGTTGCATTACCTGGAGAACAGCATGGAGTGCAAGGCCGGGGAGGTAATTCTGCTGGACGTAGCCGCCGAATATGCCAATTACAATGCCGATCTAACGCGGACCATTCCCGTGAGTGGTCGGTTTACCCAACGCCAGAAAGACGTGTATAGCGCCGTGCTGCGGGTGATGAAGGAGGCAACGGCCATGCTGGTGCCGGGCAATATCTGGGACGAATACCACAAGGAAGTCGGCAAGATTATGGAATCCGAACTGATTGGCCTTGGCCTGCTGAAGAAACACGAAGTGGAAGCGCAAAACCCCAATGCGCCGCTTTACAAGAAATACTTCATGCACGGAACGTCGCACTTCCTGGGGCTGGACGTACACGACGTTGGCAACAAATACCGCCGTTTCGAAGCGGGAATGGTCTTTACCTGCGAACCCGGCATCTACATCCGCGAGGAAGGCTTGGGGATTCGGCTGGAAAATAACATCGTGATTACCGAAAATGGCAACATCGATCTGATGGCTTCCACGCCGGTGGAAATCGAGGAAATCGAAGATCTGATGAACGAATAA